The following coding sequences lie in one Allorhizobium pseudoryzae genomic window:
- the cydB gene encoding cytochrome d ubiquinol oxidase subunit II: MGIDLSLIWTVIIAFGLMMYVIMDGFDLGIGILFPFVPDRQQRDIMINTVAPVWDGNETWLVLGGAAMFAAFPLAYGFLLSALYLPLMFMLAGLIWRGVSFEFRFKASERRRPFWDKAFAFGSYVATFSQGVALGAFINGFKIDGTTFAGAALDCFTPFSIFTGFALMVAYALLGSTWLIMKTSDHLQRRMRDLAQVISIGLLMVIVVVSVWTPLAHPHIAARWLSLPNFFYLLPVPFLVLGVTWLHLRILRRRELHAAPFMLALLMIFLGYTGLAISMWPYIIPPSITIWAAASPPESSGFALVGTLLIVPIVLGYTTWSYYVFRDKPVAGEGYH, from the coding sequence ATGGGTATCGATCTTTCGCTTATTTGGACTGTCATCATTGCCTTCGGGCTTATGATGTACGTGATCATGGATGGTTTCGATCTCGGCATCGGAATCCTCTTTCCCTTCGTGCCGGACCGACAGCAGCGTGACATCATGATCAATACCGTGGCACCGGTGTGGGACGGTAACGAAACGTGGCTCGTGTTGGGCGGTGCGGCAATGTTCGCCGCCTTTCCGCTGGCTTACGGCTTCCTGCTGAGTGCGCTCTATCTGCCTCTTATGTTTATGCTGGCCGGTCTCATTTGGCGTGGTGTTTCCTTCGAGTTCCGCTTCAAGGCCTCCGAACGTCGCAGGCCGTTTTGGGACAAGGCATTTGCTTTTGGCTCCTATGTTGCAACCTTTTCACAAGGTGTTGCGCTCGGTGCCTTCATCAATGGGTTCAAAATCGACGGAACAACTTTTGCCGGCGCGGCGCTCGATTGCTTTACCCCTTTCAGCATCTTCACGGGGTTTGCCTTGATGGTTGCCTATGCGCTTCTGGGGTCCACATGGCTCATCATGAAAACCAGCGACCACTTGCAGCGACGGATGCGCGATCTCGCTCAGGTGATCTCCATCGGTCTCCTAATGGTCATTGTCGTAGTGAGTGTTTGGACGCCGCTCGCGCATCCTCATATCGCCGCACGATGGTTGAGCCTGCCGAACTTTTTTTACCTGCTGCCTGTTCCGTTTTTGGTGCTCGGCGTCACTTGGCTTCACCTGCGCATCCTGCGGCGTCGCGAACTGCACGCAGCACCGTTTATGCTGGCGCTGCTGATGATCTTCCTGGGCTATACCGGACTTGCCATCAGTATGTGGCCCTATATCATCCCACCATCCATCACCATCTGGGCTGCGGCATCGCCGCCAGAAAGCTCCGGCTTTGCGCTTGTTGGCACACTTTTGATCGTTCCGATCGTACTCGGCTACACCACCTGGTCCTATTATGTATTCCGAGACAAACCGGTCGCGGGTGAGGGGTATCACTGA
- a CDS encoding (2Fe-2S)-binding protein, whose product MTVSFIVNGQRRTVSATPDTPLLYVLRDDLELNAAKYGCGLGQCGACTVHLDGKAVFSCLTPIGAMQERQVTTLEGLGTQEQPGILQQAFIDEQAAQCGYCIAGMIMRAQSLLDRNPAPSDAEIRRHMQPNLCRCGTHHRIIRAIKRASAVLSSQNGKGDAS is encoded by the coding sequence ATGACTGTCTCCTTCATTGTCAACGGCCAGCGGCGGACCGTTTCGGCCACTCCGGATACACCACTTCTGTACGTGCTGCGCGATGACCTTGAACTGAATGCCGCGAAATATGGCTGCGGCCTTGGCCAGTGCGGCGCCTGCACCGTCCATCTTGATGGCAAGGCGGTCTTCTCGTGCCTTACTCCGATCGGGGCAATGCAGGAACGGCAGGTGACGACGTTGGAGGGACTGGGTACACAGGAGCAACCCGGCATCCTGCAGCAGGCCTTCATCGATGAACAGGCTGCACAATGCGGTTATTGCATTGCCGGCATGATCATGCGGGCGCAGAGCCTGCTGGACCGTAATCCAGCTCCCTCGGATGCCGAAATCCGTCGGCACATGCAACCAAACCTGTGCCGCTGCGGCACGCATCACCGGATCATCCGCGCCATCAAGCGGGCCAGCGCTGTCTTGAGCAGCCAAAACGGCAAGGGAGATGCATCGTGA
- a CDS encoding FAD-dependent oxidoreductase: MALLHTREYQMFPVLTPSQIATAQRFASGDARRFSPGAVIYQTGDRLVPLWLVIDGSMTVYRQNGLSGQTPITTHGTGQLSGEIDQLSGRPTLAKALAGPLGCTALPFDAAHLRALMIGSADVGEIIMRALILRRTALIDAGAGSVLVGSAGTAALSRLQGFLARNAYPYTVLDAANGGDGKALIDRLGIQDAEMPVMVCPNGTILRNPSDAEAARHLGMTPDPTAGKIYDVAVVGAGPAGLATAVYAASEGLGVIVFEERFVGGQAGASSRIENYLGFPAGISGQELAERASRQALKFGAELLLPVAIESLSASYGAIAPLSLMLAGGTSVYARTVVIASGARYRRPGIAGLKSFEDGSVSYWASPIEAKLCSGQDVVLVGGGNSAGQAVAFLAPQVRRLHLVVRRPLEETMSQYLIDRIHALPNVVLHVHCEVVALEGDAPHRLASAVIRSQDASSETRLPLHHLFLFVGADPNSGWLPKDVITDSRGFIVTGQPFGEGAKPARAALPLETSLPNVFAIGDVRSSSTKRVAAAVGEGAAVVSQIHTALRDEGTRHQG, translated from the coding sequence ATGGCTCTTCTTCACACAAGAGAGTACCAGATGTTTCCGGTCCTCACGCCAAGTCAGATCGCCACGGCACAGCGATTTGCAAGTGGCGATGCGAGGCGCTTCTCACCCGGCGCGGTAATCTATCAAACAGGCGATCGCCTGGTGCCGTTATGGCTGGTGATTGACGGCTCGATGACTGTGTATCGCCAGAACGGCCTATCGGGACAGACACCGATCACCACCCATGGCACCGGCCAGTTATCCGGAGAGATTGATCAGCTCTCGGGAAGGCCAACCCTGGCCAAGGCACTTGCCGGGCCGCTGGGCTGCACCGCCCTTCCTTTCGATGCCGCGCATCTCAGAGCCCTAATGATCGGTTCGGCGGACGTGGGTGAGATCATCATGCGAGCCCTGATCCTGCGGCGGACCGCTCTGATCGATGCTGGAGCCGGCTCGGTTCTCGTCGGTTCTGCAGGAACTGCCGCGCTTTCCCGGCTTCAGGGATTTCTGGCACGAAACGCTTATCCCTACACTGTTCTCGATGCAGCCAATGGAGGGGATGGCAAGGCACTGATCGACCGTCTGGGAATCCAAGACGCTGAAATGCCGGTGATGGTTTGCCCAAACGGCACGATCCTCAGGAACCCGAGCGATGCCGAAGCGGCACGGCATCTCGGAATGACGCCAGACCCTACGGCGGGCAAGATCTATGATGTTGCAGTGGTGGGAGCCGGTCCGGCAGGCCTCGCAACAGCCGTTTACGCCGCGTCCGAGGGGCTTGGTGTGATCGTCTTCGAAGAACGCTTCGTGGGTGGCCAGGCCGGCGCGTCCTCACGCATCGAAAACTATCTCGGCTTCCCCGCTGGAATATCCGGCCAAGAGCTTGCCGAACGGGCGTCTCGTCAAGCGTTGAAATTTGGCGCAGAACTGTTACTGCCCGTGGCAATCGAGAGCCTTTCCGCATCGTATGGGGCGATTGCGCCCCTGTCGCTGATGCTTGCGGGCGGCACGTCGGTGTACGCCCGGACCGTCGTGATTGCCTCTGGTGCAAGGTATCGGCGCCCCGGAATTGCTGGCCTTAAATCCTTCGAAGATGGCAGCGTCTCCTATTGGGCCTCGCCGATCGAGGCAAAACTCTGTTCTGGACAGGACGTGGTTCTGGTCGGTGGCGGCAATTCAGCAGGCCAAGCCGTTGCCTTCCTTGCACCTCAGGTGCGCAGGCTGCATCTCGTCGTACGGCGGCCCCTGGAGGAAACCATGTCGCAATATCTGATCGACCGTATCCACGCACTGCCCAATGTTGTCCTTCACGTGCACTGCGAGGTCGTCGCTCTCGAAGGTGATGCGCCACACCGCCTTGCTTCTGCGGTGATACGCTCCCAAGACGCAAGCAGCGAGACGCGTTTGCCGCTGCATCACCTGTTTCTCTTCGTGGGAGCCGACCCCAATTCGGGTTGGCTGCCCAAAGACGTGATCACCGATTCAAGAGGCTTCATCGTTACAGGTCAGCCTTTCGGAGAAGGTGCGAAACCGGCCCGTGCAGCGCTCCCGCTGGAAACCAGCCTGCCGAACGTATTTGCAATCGGCGATGTCCGGTCCAGTTCTACCAAGCGCGTGGCTGCCGCAGTGGGCGAAGGCGCCGCGGTCGTTTCGCAGATCCATACGGCGCTTCGGGATGAGGGCACAAGACATCAAGGTTGA
- a CDS encoding alpha/beta fold hydrolase, with translation MSYVTTKDGVEIFYKDWGPKDAQPIHFHHGWPLSSDDWDTQMLFFLGNGYRVIAHDRRGHGRSQQVSEGHDMDHYAADANAVVEHLNLRNAIHIGHSTGGGEVARYVAKYGEPQGRVAKAILVSSVPPLMLQTAANPEGTPIEVFNGYRAALAANRAQFFRDVASGPFYGFNRPDAKVYPGVIDNWWRQGMMGGAKPHYDGIKAFSETDQTEDLKRITVPTLVTQGDDDQIVPYTDAAEKQVKLLKNGTLKIYKGFPHGMLTTHADVLNPDLLAFIRG, from the coding sequence ATGAGCTACGTTACAACCAAGGACGGCGTCGAGATTTTCTACAAGGACTGGGGCCCGAAGGACGCCCAGCCCATCCATTTCCATCACGGATGGCCGCTGTCGTCTGACGACTGGGATACCCAGATGCTGTTCTTTCTTGGTAACGGTTATCGCGTTATCGCCCACGATCGTCGCGGACATGGCCGTTCGCAGCAGGTCAGCGAAGGCCATGATATGGATCATTATGCCGCCGACGCAAATGCGGTGGTGGAACATCTCAATCTCCGCAATGCCATCCATATTGGCCATTCGACTGGGGGCGGCGAGGTCGCCCGCTATGTGGCCAAATACGGTGAGCCACAAGGGCGCGTGGCCAAAGCGATCCTCGTATCCTCCGTTCCGCCGCTGATGCTGCAGACGGCGGCCAACCCTGAGGGCACCCCGATCGAGGTCTTCAACGGCTACCGGGCCGCACTTGCCGCCAACCGGGCGCAGTTTTTCCGCGATGTCGCCTCTGGCCCGTTCTACGGCTTCAATCGTCCCGACGCAAAAGTCTATCCAGGCGTTATTGATAACTGGTGGCGTCAGGGCATGATGGGCGGAGCCAAGCCGCACTACGATGGCATTAAAGCTTTTTCGGAGACCGATCAGACGGAAGATCTGAAGCGGATCACGGTTCCGACCCTTGTCACGCAAGGTGACGATGACCAGATCGTTCCCTACACCGACGCCGCCGAAAAGCAGGTCAAGCTGCTGAAGAATGGCACCTTGAAGATCTACAAGGGCTTTCCCCACGGCATGCTGACGACCCATGCGGACGTTCTCAATCCGGATCTCCTGGCCTTCATCAGGGGCTGA
- a CDS encoding MFS transporter — MGTDGTRQAALVKASSSADTIGHVALLAMAAAGGIAVANIYYNQPMLGLIEADFPHQPIAALVPTATQIGYALGLFFLLPLGDLVDRRLMIIGQFLLLGLALALAALSPSAWGLVAASALVGACSSVAQQIVPFAASLASPEKRGSTIGTVMAGVLSGILFSRTLSGFVGEHAGWREMFWIGVPLALFAAGLMFAVLPHHRINSGLDYPQALRSLVYLWKRHPSLRAATFIQACLFASFTAFWTILAFYLQGPAFGLGADVAGLFGIVGAVGIFAAPLAGRVADRRGPHFVVWLGAGLTIIAWFIFGAGASMASLIIGVILLDFGIQSALISNQHIIYALDTSARSRINTVFMTGMFLGGAAGSAIATLAWREGGWLLVSLLGVVLAVSAFLVKLGHHRRHGAASTVRH, encoded by the coding sequence ATGGGAACAGACGGGACGCGACAGGCGGCGTTGGTAAAGGCAAGCAGCTCTGCTGACACGATTGGGCATGTCGCTCTTTTGGCGATGGCAGCTGCCGGTGGTATCGCCGTCGCCAACATCTATTACAACCAGCCGATGCTCGGCCTCATCGAGGCGGACTTCCCGCATCAGCCGATCGCGGCTCTGGTGCCGACCGCGACACAAATTGGTTACGCGCTTGGCTTGTTCTTCCTGTTGCCTCTCGGTGACCTCGTAGATCGGCGGCTTATGATCATTGGCCAGTTTCTCCTGCTGGGATTGGCGCTCGCCCTGGCAGCCTTGTCGCCTTCTGCCTGGGGCCTGGTCGCGGCATCCGCCCTTGTCGGTGCCTGTTCGTCCGTTGCGCAGCAGATCGTGCCGTTTGCGGCATCCTTAGCCTCACCAGAAAAGCGGGGTTCGACGATCGGAACGGTGATGGCAGGTGTCCTTTCGGGTATCCTGTTCAGCAGAACGCTATCGGGTTTTGTTGGCGAACATGCCGGCTGGCGGGAGATGTTCTGGATCGGTGTGCCGCTTGCGCTCTTTGCGGCAGGTCTGATGTTTGCCGTGCTCCCTCATCACCGTATCAACTCCGGCCTTGACTATCCGCAAGCCCTTCGTTCCCTCGTCTATCTCTGGAAGCGCCACCCATCGCTGCGCGCCGCGACCTTCATCCAGGCCTGCCTCTTCGCGTCGTTTACGGCCTTCTGGACCATTCTGGCCTTCTATCTGCAGGGGCCAGCGTTCGGCCTCGGTGCGGATGTTGCTGGCCTGTTCGGCATCGTTGGTGCTGTCGGCATCTTCGCAGCACCGTTGGCTGGACGGGTCGCTGATAGACGCGGGCCGCATTTCGTCGTCTGGCTGGGTGCCGGCTTGACGATCATCGCCTGGTTCATTTTCGGCGCCGGGGCCTCGATGGCCTCCCTCATCATCGGGGTCATTCTTCTGGATTTCGGCATCCAGAGCGCGCTGATCTCAAACCAGCACATCATCTATGCGCTTGACACCTCGGCGCGAAGCCGGATCAACACGGTGTTCATGACCGGAATGTTCCTGGGCGGTGCGGCCGGATCGGCAATCGCGACATTGGCCTGGCGGGAGGGCGGCTGGCTGCTGGTGAGCCTCTTGGGTGTCGTGCTCGCGGTCAGCGCCTTCCTGGTGAAGCTCGGCCATCATCGTCGCCATGGGGCGGCCTCCACGGTCAGACATTAA
- a CDS encoding xanthine dehydrogenase family protein molybdopterin-binding subunit, translated as MSSSALTTTRRNFLGGAGLLVAFSFAGVPAARAAATGQPEPAGASTALPDDLQPFPYLDAWIRIDPDGRAQVFTGKVELGQGIMTALLQVAAEELDMPPHLLSIVTGDTARTPDEGLTAASHSMQYGGPALRLAAANVRMLLLRAAAPMLGTDGADLETTGEGTIRAPDGRSIGYGAVAATLSLHVQAQADVPLRQPANFRTMGKSLPRLDIPGKVTGGLSFIQDMRLPGMLHARVIRAPAEGMTLTLPSRTEIEAMPGLHAFVQDGNFAAVVCEREWDAVRIMRQLLAGQSKRTDAAIPTGNMAEVLKALPAQDYSIEKVTHPTAAATKRLSARYARPWYSHGSIGPSCAIAEMKGGELTIWSHSQGIFDVRRVAASLLDLSEDKVYAIHVQGAGCYGQNGADDVAADVALIAHALPGRPVRLQWMREQEFGWEPLGAGMVTEVVAELDADNHIVTWNYDVWSPPHNTRPTSANGVLAGWEVTHAFPPPENVPIPMPAGDGSRNSNPLYALPNMNVNFHFIPNGPFRSSAMRSLGAHLNVFSIESMFDELANAAGIDPLTLRLNHMNEPRARAVMMAGAEAFGWPTRRSEGKFHGYGMGFARYKNLGAYCAVFLEISVEPNTGLVTVQRARAAVDCGEVVNPDGVRNQVEGGLIQSLSWCTREAISHDAERRTSFDWSSYPILRFGDVPLEIEVDVLPRPGEPFLGVAEASQGPTSAALANALADATGVRFREMPLTPEKLRRALLTL; from the coding sequence ATGTCATCCAGTGCTCTGACGACCACGCGCCGCAACTTTCTGGGTGGTGCGGGCCTCCTCGTTGCCTTTTCCTTTGCTGGAGTTCCAGCCGCCAGGGCTGCTGCGACCGGTCAGCCGGAACCGGCGGGTGCAAGCACTGCTCTGCCGGATGATCTTCAGCCATTTCCCTACCTCGATGCCTGGATCAGGATCGACCCCGACGGTCGGGCACAGGTCTTTACGGGCAAGGTCGAACTGGGGCAGGGCATCATGACGGCGCTGCTGCAGGTGGCCGCCGAAGAACTCGACATGCCGCCACATCTCCTATCGATTGTGACAGGCGATACCGCCCGTACGCCGGATGAAGGACTGACGGCTGCAAGCCATTCGATGCAATATGGTGGCCCCGCTCTTCGCCTTGCTGCGGCCAATGTGCGCATGTTGCTGCTGCGGGCTGCAGCACCGATGCTGGGGACAGATGGAGCGGACCTCGAGACAACGGGAGAGGGCACGATCCGCGCCCCCGATGGTCGCAGCATCGGTTATGGTGCGGTGGCCGCGACGCTTTCGTTGCATGTTCAAGCGCAGGCTGACGTCCCTTTGCGCCAGCCAGCTAACTTTCGGACCATGGGCAAGAGCCTTCCGCGTCTCGATATCCCGGGCAAGGTGACGGGCGGTTTGTCCTTTATCCAGGATATGCGCCTTCCCGGAATGCTGCATGCGCGGGTCATCCGGGCACCGGCGGAAGGCATGACGCTGACCTTGCCCTCGCGTACCGAGATCGAGGCGATGCCGGGTCTCCATGCCTTTGTTCAGGATGGCAATTTTGCCGCCGTCGTCTGCGAACGGGAATGGGATGCAGTGCGCATCATGCGGCAATTGCTGGCCGGGCAATCCAAGCGGACCGATGCTGCCATTCCGACGGGCAACATGGCTGAAGTCCTGAAGGCGCTGCCGGCTCAGGATTACTCCATAGAGAAGGTCACGCATCCAACCGCGGCGGCAACCAAGCGTCTTTCCGCTCGTTACGCCCGTCCCTGGTACAGCCACGGTTCCATCGGGCCATCCTGCGCGATCGCCGAGATGAAGGGTGGTGAGCTGACGATCTGGAGCCATAGCCAAGGTATTTTCGATGTTCGACGGGTGGCGGCAAGCCTCCTTGACCTCTCGGAAGACAAAGTCTACGCGATCCATGTGCAGGGCGCCGGATGTTATGGTCAGAACGGAGCTGATGATGTGGCAGCGGACGTTGCGCTCATTGCTCACGCTTTGCCGGGCCGTCCGGTTCGCCTGCAATGGATGCGCGAGCAGGAGTTCGGCTGGGAGCCGCTGGGTGCGGGCATGGTGACCGAAGTCGTCGCTGAACTTGATGCAGACAACCATATCGTCACCTGGAACTACGACGTCTGGAGCCCTCCCCACAACACGCGACCGACCTCCGCCAACGGAGTGCTTGCCGGTTGGGAGGTAACGCATGCATTTCCACCGCCGGAAAACGTGCCGATCCCAATGCCCGCTGGCGATGGAAGTCGTAATTCAAATCCGCTGTATGCCCTGCCGAACATGAATGTGAACTTTCACTTCATTCCGAACGGGCCGTTCCGATCGTCCGCCATGCGCTCGCTCGGCGCGCATCTGAATGTCTTTTCGATCGAAAGCATGTTCGACGAACTGGCAAATGCAGCGGGCATCGATCCGCTGACGCTTCGGCTCAACCACATGAATGAACCACGGGCGCGGGCTGTGATGATGGCCGGCGCCGAGGCCTTCGGTTGGCCAACACGCCGTAGCGAGGGCAAGTTCCATGGTTACGGCATGGGCTTTGCCCGTTACAAAAACCTCGGCGCCTATTGCGCGGTGTTCCTGGAAATTTCCGTCGAACCGAACACCGGCTTGGTCACGGTGCAGCGCGCCCGTGCCGCGGTCGATTGCGGGGAGGTGGTCAATCCGGATGGCGTGCGCAATCAGGTGGAAGGCGGCCTCATACAGTCGCTCAGCTGGTGCACCCGCGAGGCCATATCCCATGATGCGGAACGCCGGACCAGTTTTGATTGGAGCAGCTATCCGATCCTTCGCTTCGGGGATGTGCCGTTGGAGATCGAGGTCGATGTCTTGCCGAGGCCGGGAGAACCGTTTCTCGGCGTAGCCGAGGCCTCGCAGGGGCCCACTTCGGCGGCGCTTGCCAATGCGCTCGCCGATGCAACGGGCGTGCGCTTCCGAGAAATGCCGCTGACGCCAGAAAAGCTGCGCCGCGCCCTTCTCACTCTTTGA
- a CDS encoding FAD binding domain-containing protein: MRKLRIRIVGGSLAGLFAGIMLQQAGHDVRIFERSKSGLAGRGAGLVGQRDLLRVLRLIGCEHVARVGVVAGERIYLNRDGSIARRLDMPQTQISWDVLFETVASHIADDTYELGRQVLAVHDGDDHAEIAFQDGGREIADLVIGADGLGSAVRAAINPEHSGNLYAGYVAWRGLIPEGSLPDTAALLLNRFAFYIQPGVHVLGYLVPGAKGETDVGHRRYNWVWYRPVPESELPLTLTDATQQPHAYSLPRGALSEVRLAGLRADAARMLPPQFVAAVEKEPMPSIQAIFDYEAPRMVGRSIALIGDAAFIARPHTAMGVSKAAGDVMALCEVLSQEDELAMALRRYEAERIEVGRDIVAYGRQLGASAL; this comes from the coding sequence ATGCGAAAGCTCCGGATCAGGATCGTTGGCGGCTCGCTCGCCGGTCTTTTTGCTGGCATCATGCTTCAACAGGCCGGCCACGATGTGCGCATATTCGAACGTTCGAAGAGTGGCCTTGCAGGGCGCGGCGCAGGGCTGGTGGGACAGAGGGATCTGCTGCGTGTTCTGAGGCTTATCGGCTGTGAACATGTGGCGCGTGTCGGTGTCGTTGCCGGAGAACGGATCTATCTCAACCGCGACGGCAGCATCGCCCGCAGGCTTGACATGCCACAGACCCAGATTTCCTGGGATGTCCTGTTTGAAACGGTCGCCTCACATATTGCGGATGATACCTACGAACTGGGACGCCAGGTGCTGGCGGTGCACGATGGTGATGATCACGCAGAGATCGCCTTCCAAGACGGGGGGCGTGAAATCGCCGATCTTGTCATCGGTGCGGATGGCCTTGGCTCCGCGGTGCGCGCTGCGATCAATCCCGAGCATTCGGGCAACCTGTATGCCGGATACGTCGCCTGGCGCGGACTAATTCCGGAAGGAAGCTTGCCAGACACCGCGGCCCTGCTTCTCAATCGCTTTGCCTTCTACATCCAGCCCGGAGTCCATGTGCTCGGCTATCTCGTTCCGGGAGCAAAGGGTGAGACGGATGTCGGCCACAGGCGCTACAACTGGGTCTGGTATCGTCCCGTGCCGGAAAGCGAACTGCCCTTGACCTTGACGGATGCAACTCAGCAACCGCACGCCTATTCTCTGCCACGGGGCGCGCTATCGGAGGTGCGCCTCGCCGGGCTGCGGGCCGATGCGGCGCGAATGCTTCCGCCCCAGTTCGTAGCGGCGGTTGAAAAAGAGCCGATGCCCTCGATTCAGGCCATTTTTGATTACGAGGCACCGCGCATGGTAGGCCGGTCGATCGCGCTCATCGGCGATGCCGCTTTCATCGCGCGCCCGCATACGGCCATGGGTGTCTCGAAGGCCGCCGGCGATGTGATGGCACTGTGTGAGGTGCTGTCTCAGGAGGACGAGCTCGCCATGGCCCTGCGCCGCTACGAAGCGGAACGCATCGAAGTCGGGCGAGATATCGTCGCCTATGGAAGGCAGCTTGGCGCTTCTGCCCTGTAG
- a CDS encoding Dps family protein produces the protein MSSPSLMNRRLAPLTTPTDLGAIARHEICASLTALLADVLALYLKTKNFHWHMSGRNFRDYHLLLDEQADELLALTDVIAERARKVGGTTLRSLGHATRLQRIPDNDADFVTPDDMLAELREDNKQLVSILRQLHGTTAENNDVATTSLIETWIDEAERRVWFLFEISRNL, from the coding sequence ATGAGCAGCCCGTCCCTTATGAACCGGCGTCTTGCCCCGCTCACCACCCCAACCGATCTTGGCGCCATCGCGCGGCATGAGATTTGCGCGTCTCTGACGGCCTTGCTGGCCGATGTCTTAGCACTCTATCTAAAGACGAAAAACTTTCATTGGCATATGTCGGGTCGCAATTTCCGCGATTATCACCTGCTTCTCGACGAGCAGGCTGACGAACTGCTCGCCCTGACCGATGTAATTGCCGAACGGGCGCGCAAGGTGGGCGGCACGACCCTTCGCTCGCTCGGTCATGCGACGCGGCTGCAGCGCATCCCCGACAATGATGCCGATTTTGTCACCCCTGACGATATGCTCGCCGAGCTTCGCGAAGACAACAAGCAGCTCGTCTCCATCTTGCGCCAGCTGCATGGCACAACCGCAGAGAACAATGACGTCGCAACAACCAGCCTGATCGAGACATGGATCGATGAGGCCGAGCGTCGTGTGTGGTTCCTGTTCGAAATCTCCCGCAACCTCTGA
- a CDS encoding DUF2474 domain-containing protein, whose amino-acid sequence MAIRVSLAGPARKVVWLVVIWTMSVLSLGVFAMAFRFVMWLAGLTP is encoded by the coding sequence ATGGCGATCAGGGTCTCGCTTGCAGGTCCTGCCCGGAAGGTCGTCTGGCTTGTTGTAATTTGGACGATGTCGGTGCTCAGTCTCGGCGTTTTTGCCATGGCCTTCAGGTTCGTCATGTGGCTGGCGGGATTGACGCCGTAA
- a CDS encoding c-type cytochrome, whose protein sequence is MMRPIQSRGLLAAFGLAAVAGGIVAAAVMYAPEIKPVERPLPTSFDPGEVAKGAQLASIGDCIVCHTADGGRPFAGARALPTPFGTLYSDNISPDEKTGIGNWSFAAFKRAMVNGVARDGSHLYPALPYEHFTHVDDADLRAIYAFLMTRQPVEQVQPKNDLLPGLGFRPLLAGWKLLFLHEGPSTQDPAQSAEWNRGKYLVEGLGHCGGCHTPRNLLGGEERSLDLSGGIAEGWIAPALDQSNPSADRWDEASLKTYLTTGIAGGHSAAGGPMGPVAEGLSMVDDADVQAIAVYIASRMKPQSAPLKAASTAATLPRDAAFQDPAPSKSTIAFPATEALFAGTCGGCHMPGAPMQVAGRPPLSTVSDLRMTNPRNAIQAVLQGIAPSSGRGPAMPGFADNLTDQQIADLLGYARAHFTDASPWPDLTAEVSAIRKEDAR, encoded by the coding sequence ATGATGAGACCGATTCAATCGAGAGGGTTGCTTGCAGCCTTTGGCCTTGCTGCCGTCGCCGGTGGTATCGTTGCCGCTGCCGTCATGTATGCGCCAGAAATCAAACCGGTGGAGCGTCCGTTACCGACCAGCTTCGACCCGGGAGAGGTTGCGAAGGGTGCACAACTGGCGAGCATTGGCGACTGCATCGTGTGCCATACAGCGGATGGCGGCAGGCCCTTTGCCGGGGCAAGGGCTCTGCCGACGCCCTTCGGCACGCTCTACTCCGACAATATCAGCCCGGATGAAAAGACAGGCATCGGCAACTGGTCATTTGCTGCTTTCAAGCGTGCTATGGTCAACGGCGTGGCGAGAGACGGAAGCCATCTTTATCCGGCGCTGCCGTATGAACATTTCACGCATGTCGATGACGCCGACCTTCGGGCCATCTATGCCTTCCTGATGACTCGCCAGCCGGTCGAACAGGTCCAGCCGAAGAATGACCTTCTACCCGGCCTCGGCTTTCGCCCGCTGCTTGCCGGCTGGAAGCTTCTGTTTCTGCACGAAGGTCCTTCGACGCAGGATCCCGCCCAAAGTGCCGAATGGAATCGCGGAAAGTATCTCGTTGAGGGTCTCGGCCATTGTGGGGGCTGTCACACCCCCCGCAATCTCCTGGGTGGCGAAGAGCGGTCGTTGGATCTGTCGGGCGGTATCGCCGAAGGCTGGATCGCGCCTGCTCTCGACCAATCCAATCCTTCTGCCGATCGGTGGGACGAGGCCTCGTTGAAGACCTATCTTACGACCGGCATTGCAGGCGGTCATAGCGCAGCTGGCGGCCCGATGGGGCCGGTTGCGGAGGGTCTGTCGATGGTTGACGACGCCGATGTCCAGGCAATCGCTGTCTACATCGCCTCGCGCATGAAACCCCAGAGTGCGCCTCTAAAGGCTGCGTCCACGGCGGCAACTCTGCCACGGGATGCTGCGTTCCAGGATCCTGCGCCGTCAAAGTCAACCATTGCGTTTCCCGCAACGGAGGCGCTGTTTGCGGGCACCTGTGGCGGTTGCCACATGCCGGGCGCGCCGATGCAGGTTGCCGGACGTCCGCCTCTGTCGACCGTGTCCGATCTGCGCATGACGAACCCGCGCAATGCCATTCAGGCGGTCCTGCAGGGTATTGCGCCGTCCTCCGGTCGCGGCCCGGCGATGCCCGGTTTTGCCGACAACCTGACCGACCAACAGATTGCCGACCTCCTCGGCTATGCACGGGCGCACTTCACGGATGCAAGCCCATGGCCGGATCTCACCGCCGAGGTTTCCGCCATTCGAAAGGAAGATGCAAGATGA